One window from the genome of Luteithermobacter gelatinilyticus encodes:
- a CDS encoding WD40/YVTN/BNR-like repeat-containing protein, whose translation MFRRFNVKTRGWPGICLCLSLLFLGACEAKLDLSGVEAEKQRTTTRYDQFLAAAANERVSVVVGMRGVVLTSSDAGYSWQRHIISSTTAVRHPALIDVEVCPDRTFIALDADRKIWSSDATGATWTPVTIETTEEVVDLACDPAGNYWVVGSFSLILKSADRGATWQDLSIGEDAMFSRIQFLSSQDAVITGEFGVVYVTTDSGQSWVSRGPVPGEFYSAASHFRTPEEGWVGGLQGVVFHTSDGGRNWSRQATDTLSPLYNFLEVQQSLYALGDQGTILKYADGHWQKMNAPGLGFGYLRAGLPVGPEQFVVAGGNGLIRRVP comes from the coding sequence GTGTTTAGGCGCTTTAATGTGAAGACTCGGGGTTGGCCCGGGATCTGTTTATGTCTGTCTTTATTATTTCTCGGGGCCTGTGAAGCCAAACTGGATCTGTCCGGGGTGGAAGCCGAAAAGCAACGGACGACAACCCGCTATGACCAGTTTCTGGCGGCTGCCGCCAATGAGCGGGTTTCTGTCGTTGTCGGGATGCGGGGTGTCGTGTTGACGTCCTCTGATGCCGGGTATAGCTGGCAGCGACATATAATTTCCAGCACAACTGCCGTTCGCCATCCAGCCCTGATTGATGTGGAAGTCTGTCCGGACCGGACCTTTATCGCGCTGGACGCGGACCGGAAAATATGGTCTTCCGATGCTACGGGGGCGACATGGACGCCGGTAACGATTGAGACGACCGAGGAAGTCGTTGACCTTGCCTGTGATCCGGCGGGGAATTACTGGGTCGTGGGCAGTTTTTCTCTGATCCTCAAAAGCGCTGATCGTGGCGCCACATGGCAGGATCTGTCCATCGGCGAGGATGCCATGTTTTCCCGCATTCAGTTTCTCTCCTCTCAGGATGCGGTGATTACCGGTGAGTTCGGGGTGGTGTATGTGACGACGGACAGTGGGCAGTCGTGGGTCTCACGCGGGCCGGTACCCGGCGAATTCTATTCGGCAGCCAGTCATTTCAGGACCCCTGAGGAAGGCTGGGTCGGCGGCTTGCAGGGAGTAGTGTTTCATACTTCTGATGGCGGGCGGAACTGGTCCCGCCAGGCAACTGATACACTCTCTCCCCTCTATAACTTCCTGGAAGTTCAACAAAGTCTTTATGCGCTCGGCGATCAGGGAACCATCCTGAAATATGCGGATGGGCACTGGCAAAAAATGAATGCACCGGGGCTGGGATTCGGCTATCTGCGCGCGGGTCTGCCGGTGGGACCGGAACAGTTTGTCGTAGCGGGAGGCAATGGCCTGATCCGGCGTGTTCCATAA
- a CDS encoding phenol hydroxylase subunit, with product MMGSLPFEERDRLIDYEKTARITGIRKGRFIEFDYTVGAPELTVELVMPLSAFREFCDLNHVHTVTTEATIRKDYEQLIWRESHGGNVFLSR from the coding sequence ATGATGGGTAGTTTGCCCTTTGAGGAGAGAGACCGCCTCATTGACTATGAGAAAACCGCCAGGATCACCGGCATCCGTAAGGGTCGCTTTATCGAATTTGATTATACGGTGGGCGCCCCTGAGCTGACCGTTGAGCTGGTCATGCCTCTTTCTGCTTTCCGGGAGTTTTGTGACCTGAACCATGTGCATACGGTGACAACGGAAGCCACTATTCGCAAAGACTATGAGCAACTGATCTGGCGCGAAAGCCACGGCGGAAATGTGTTCCTGTCGAGATAA
- a CDS encoding glutathione S-transferase family protein, with the protein MFRLFHRPDCPFCWKVRIALYELNLPFQETLVTLGEKHPEVLALNPNGTVPVLITDDGTVLWESAAILEYLVDHVQDNGAAQTLLVGSAAEKAEIRQIHIFSDNHLGKAVFPLIRHRRENPGREADPHIFERARLAWHENLGVLEKALRHRPFFGGETFSCADCALVPRVTLAEVYGLPFAKEMPQLKTWYARVGSRPSVQAARPARFPGIDDFIKPVSGKI; encoded by the coding sequence ATGTTCAGGCTTTTTCACCGCCCGGATTGTCCGTTCTGCTGGAAAGTCAGAATCGCTCTTTATGAGCTGAACCTGCCTTTTCAGGAAACCTTGGTGACGTTGGGGGAAAAACATCCTGAGGTTCTGGCGCTTAATCCCAATGGCACGGTGCCCGTATTGATCACAGATGACGGGACCGTGTTATGGGAGTCCGCCGCCATACTGGAATATCTGGTGGATCATGTGCAGGACAACGGGGCGGCCCAGACCCTGCTTGTCGGGAGTGCTGCCGAAAAAGCCGAAATTCGTCAGATCCATATTTTTTCAGATAATCACTTGGGCAAGGCGGTGTTTCCGTTGATCCGCCACCGACGGGAAAATCCTGGCCGGGAGGCGGACCCGCACATCTTTGAACGGGCCCGGCTGGCTTGGCATGAAAATCTGGGTGTTCTGGAAAAAGCGCTGCGGCATCGCCCGTTTTTTGGCGGGGAGACATTTTCGTGTGCCGATTGTGCCTTGGTCCCGCGGGTGACGCTTGCGGAAGTCTACGGATTGCCCTTTGCCAAGGAAATGCCACAGCTCAAAACATGGTATGCGCGTGTCGGCTCACGTCCGTCGGTGCAGGCGGCGCGACCGGCCCGTTTTCCGGGGATTGACGATTTCATAAAACCTGTTTCCGGGAAAATTTGA
- a CDS encoding DUF1302 domain-containing protein, translated as MNTTYRKWQKWGGVALASTLSLIGATGAGAYTSADGTFELYGFVENATFLRKDRGLSKFRNTVQLEMSKQFNTGDFFSSLSLNATLRASYDGVYDLNSDEFGSDAGGPIMLESTFSGGPSAVPHGGGIVSTGLAFFGFDTAANPNDGLMVLGSDTHETAGGVAFGVPVRPCDVDNRGCLAGYMDASLDELRFPEFNDRLDFLREFYLDGNIPFDNGNELNIRLGRQQVVWGRTDLFRVLDVINPVDYSRHNIYDELEDIRIPQWMLAMEYRMGATGGFEDLNLSLVWNFDKFRPSNLGQAGTPYQILGAGSFFRGMKNCWDNGCTVANFAGLPVPDTTGLAATDFPAGSIGIRQVNLPEWELDNTQLGVKVEGVLSGVGFSLNYLTYLSQLPSLHGGAVGPEAFNAFTGEVRQWPYLIAFDIEFPRIHLFGGSLDLYMDSIKSVFRIEAAYTTGEEFANTLRPELFSESDVLRYVIGWDRDTFIPFLNEDKAFLLSAQIFGQHILDHELEETAGSLAGVPGFGKAGIPDWKDNWIATFLIKGWWNQNRLSPQIIAAYDFRAQTAVLAPSVDWLIDDNWRLIVGANFKFGAGAKSFDDCRSCNPWPPFTASPLHADPTQPGSVGLSGFEPLGRFRAGPIGMAEAEDEIQITLRYRF; from the coding sequence ATGAATACAACATATCGAAAATGGCAAAAGTGGGGGGGTGTGGCGCTGGCGTCAACCTTGTCCCTGATTGGCGCCACCGGGGCCGGGGCGTATACGTCTGCGGATGGCACCTTCGAACTCTATGGTTTTGTGGAAAACGCCACTTTTCTGCGCAAGGACCGGGGATTATCAAAGTTCCGCAATACCGTGCAGTTGGAAATGAGCAAACAGTTCAATACCGGGGACTTCTTTTCCAGCCTGTCGCTCAATGCCACGCTTCGGGCCTCCTATGACGGGGTTTATGATCTTAATAGCGATGAGTTCGGCAGTGATGCCGGCGGTCCCATCATGCTGGAAAGCACCTTCAGCGGCGGCCCGTCCGCCGTACCCCATGGCGGGGGCATCGTTTCTACGGGGCTGGCGTTTTTCGGGTTTGATACGGCGGCCAATCCCAATGACGGGTTGATGGTTCTGGGCAGCGACACCCATGAAACGGCCGGCGGTGTTGCCTTCGGGGTGCCGGTGCGGCCCTGTGATGTGGACAATCGCGGCTGCCTCGCCGGATATATGGATGCGTCCCTGGATGAATTGCGGTTTCCCGAATTCAACGACCGTCTGGATTTTCTGCGGGAATTTTATCTGGACGGCAACATTCCCTTCGATAATGGCAATGAGCTGAACATCCGGCTGGGCCGCCAGCAGGTGGTCTGGGGACGGACCGATCTGTTCCGGGTGCTGGATGTAATCAACCCGGTGGATTATTCCCGTCACAATATTTATGACGAACTGGAAGACATTCGTATCCCCCAGTGGATGCTGGCGATGGAATATCGCATGGGAGCCACAGGTGGGTTTGAAGACCTGAATCTGAGCCTGGTCTGGAATTTTGATAAATTCCGGCCCAGTAATCTGGGACAGGCCGGCACGCCGTATCAGATCCTGGGTGCGGGAAGTTTCTTCCGCGGCATGAAAAACTGCTGGGACAACGGCTGTACCGTGGCCAATTTCGCTGGCCTGCCTGTGCCGGATACCACGGGGCTTGCGGCCACCGACTTTCCGGCCGGTTCCATCGGCATCCGTCAGGTCAATCTGCCGGAATGGGAACTGGATAACACCCAGCTCGGCGTCAAGGTGGAAGGGGTACTGAGCGGGGTCGGTTTCTCGCTGAATTATCTGACTTATCTGAGCCAGCTGCCGTCCCTGCATGGGGGGGCGGTGGGCCCCGAAGCGTTCAATGCCTTTACCGGGGAAGTCCGGCAATGGCCCTATCTGATCGCGTTCGATATTGAATTTCCACGCATTCACCTGTTTGGCGGATCGCTGGATCTGTATATGGACAGCATCAAATCGGTCTTCCGGATTGAAGCAGCCTATACCACCGGTGAAGAATTTGCCAACACCCTGCGGCCCGAGCTGTTTTCCGAATCCGATGTGCTGCGGTACGTCATCGGCTGGGACCGGGACACCTTCATCCCATTCCTGAACGAGGACAAGGCCTTCCTGCTGTCAGCGCAGATTTTCGGTCAGCATATTCTGGATCATGAACTGGAAGAGACGGCGGGGTCTCTGGCCGGTGTGCCGGGATTTGGCAAGGCAGGGATTCCGGACTGGAAAGACAACTGGATTGCCACCTTCCTGATCAAGGGCTGGTGGAACCAGAACCGGCTCAGCCCACAGATCATCGCCGCGTATGACTTCCGGGCTCAGACCGCCGTGCTGGCGCCCTCTGTGGACTGGCTGATCGACGACAACTGGCGTCTGATTGTCGGGGCAAATTTCAAATTCGGGGCCGGTGCCAAGTCCTTTGATGATTGCCGTAGCTGTAACCCCTGGCCGCCTTTTACGGCAAGCCCGCTTCATGCGGACCCGACCCAACCGGGATCTGTGGGGCTTTCCGGGTTCGAACCTCTGGGCCGGTTCCGCGCCGGTCCCATCGGCATGGCCGAAGCAGAGGACGAGATTCAGATCACGTTGCGGTATCGCTTCTGA
- a CDS encoding DUF1329 domain-containing protein translates to MKRKVMKRTALTAVAALSLGLGAVNAPAADMKDVENSFYPYKNGVPTYEGLEAGMTITQANVEQFKEVLDEGMYEFIKRGWTEMKVGETFALTLNQGYIDATVAGLNKVSLGDSPGQINGYVAGRPFPEEPELNDPRAGEKLAWNYKYGYNWGDNAAIYPFYWKFRDLKSGKIERTIKFNFHFLNLKHRVVNDPKPDLPNNPGELFRAIYVQALEPFDVRNTQLLIHRYEDDLKRDDAWLYLGFQRRVRRLSSGQTTDSFLGSDLMIEDFEGYNGRISDMKWTYKGTKNILLPFYKHNELTLSEDHKESDGYQFVEFGGQGGCFPNITWQLRKVYILESQPVDPNHPISKRVHYVDAETFTLPRTVIYDRKGDLWKTFVIGQAHPDYHLPKNKGSGVSIDDSFMMLDVQGEHCTTGQFKGQVDPALNPRSKFTVQNLRVTGK, encoded by the coding sequence ATGAAACGAAAAGTCATGAAAAGAACAGCACTAACGGCCGTTGCGGCATTAAGCCTCGGACTGGGGGCCGTGAACGCTCCGGCGGCGGATATGAAGGATGTGGAAAACAGTTTCTATCCCTATAAAAACGGGGTGCCCACCTATGAGGGGCTTGAAGCCGGCATGACCATCACCCAGGCCAATGTGGAACAGTTCAAGGAAGTCCTTGATGAAGGCATGTATGAATTCATCAAGCGCGGCTGGACCGAAATGAAGGTGGGGGAAACCTTCGCCCTGACATTGAACCAGGGGTATATTGACGCCACCGTTGCGGGTCTGAACAAGGTCAGCCTGGGCGACAGTCCCGGGCAGATCAACGGCTATGTGGCGGGCCGGCCCTTTCCCGAGGAGCCGGAGCTCAACGACCCGCGCGCGGGGGAGAAACTGGCCTGGAATTATAAATATGGCTATAACTGGGGCGACAATGCTGCAATTTATCCCTTTTACTGGAAATTTCGCGATCTCAAATCCGGGAAGATTGAACGGACCATCAAGTTCAATTTCCATTTTCTTAATTTGAAGCACCGGGTTGTCAATGATCCGAAACCGGACCTGCCGAATAATCCGGGGGAACTGTTCCGGGCCATTTACGTGCAGGCGCTGGAGCCGTTCGATGTGCGCAATACCCAGCTTCTGATTCATCGTTATGAAGATGATCTGAAACGGGATGATGCCTGGCTGTATCTGGGCTTCCAGCGCCGGGTACGCCGCCTGTCCAGCGGCCAGACCACGGATTCCTTCTTGGGATCTGACCTGATGATTGAGGATTTCGAAGGCTATAACGGCCGGATTTCGGACATGAAATGGACCTATAAGGGCACCAAAAATATCCTGTTGCCGTTCTACAAACATAACGAGCTGACCCTGAGCGAAGATCATAAGGAAAGCGACGGTTATCAGTTTGTGGAATTTGGCGGTCAGGGCGGGTGTTTCCCCAACATCACCTGGCAGTTGCGCAAGGTGTATATCCTGGAATCCCAACCGGTGGATCCCAACCACCCGATCAGCAAGCGGGTGCATTATGTGGATGCGGAAACCTTTACCCTGCCGAGGACGGTAATCTATGACCGCAAGGGGGATTTGTGGAAAACCTTTGTGATCGGTCAGGCACATCCGGATTACCACCTGCCGAAAAACAAAGGCAGCGGCGTGTCCATCGACGACAGCTTCATGATGCTGGACGTGCAGGGCGAACACTGCACCACCGGCCAGTTTAAGGGACAGGTGGACCCGGCGCTCAATCCGCGCAGCAAGTTTACCGTACAAAATCTGCGTGTGACCGGGAAATAA
- a CDS encoding 2-hydroxychromene-2-carboxylate isomerase, with the protein MPEPADVKVYFNFRSPYCYLVSKSLFAVFEDYHTRLVWRPLGGWSGRSSPERAKVKIPITRQDVERHTRKLGIPFTPPPLETDPTLAAMVSLAAEQEGLLKPYVIEVMRKEWAEGRNIGEIEVLMEVGEEIGLGRGVIQRASQNSDYAAILERNWQEAQADHVMGVPSFVVGDQVFWGNDRVHFLRDHLHELRLRRI; encoded by the coding sequence ATGCCCGAGCCAGCCGACGTCAAAGTCTATTTCAATTTCCGCAGTCCCTATTGTTATCTGGTGTCAAAGTCTCTTTTTGCGGTTTTTGAAGATTATCACACCCGACTGGTGTGGCGTCCCTTGGGCGGATGGTCGGGACGGTCCAGCCCCGAACGGGCCAAGGTCAAGATCCCCATTACCCGCCAGGATGTGGAACGTCATACCCGGAAGCTGGGCATTCCTTTTACACCACCGCCGCTGGAAACAGACCCGACGCTTGCGGCCATGGTCTCGCTGGCGGCGGAGCAGGAAGGGCTGCTCAAACCCTATGTGATCGAGGTGATGCGCAAGGAATGGGCCGAAGGCCGTAACATTGGCGAAATCGAGGTATTGATGGAAGTGGGCGAGGAAATCGGTCTGGGGCGCGGCGTGATCCAGCGGGCATCCCAGAATTCGGACTATGCCGCAATCCTTGAACGGAACTGGCAGGAGGCGCAGGCGGACCACGTTATGGGGGTGCCGTCCTTTGTGGTGGGGGATCAGGTGTTCTGGGGCAATGACCGGGTGCATTTTTTGCGCGATCATCTGCATGAGCTGAGACTGCGGCGGATATAG
- a CDS encoding sigma-54-dependent Fis family transcriptional regulator, which produces MTTTLKYAGKTALGQLEDLSDKIELIPELPDFKDLSARLKFSPKEGRIWLDDMRMMMLHATSLGALRNEMIESLGVDKARALLTRMGYVSGAKDAELAAKLRGGEDFFDVFAVGPQLHSLEGIVNVEPVRLEADTEKGHYYGEFLWHDSIEDEAHIESYGIGADPVCWMQIGYASGYTSVFMGRPIFYKEVECRGMGHSHCRIIGKPVSEWNDIDEDLAFMQPQAFANAQTIRTAQNPSHRVMAPEEVPISSPLSGAMSTDMVGASAAFNVACHMLSKVAETDATVLFLGESGVGKEMFASTLQKISKRAKEPYVAVNCAAIPENLLEAELFGVEKGAFTGAIESRPGRFERADTGTIFLDEIGTLSLSAQGKLLRVLQEHQVERVGSKKTTHVDIRVIAATNVDLKSEVKAGRFREDLYFRLNVFPIHIPPLRDRKADIPLLMNHFLQKYSKKYGKSIKGFTSRAIDGFLNYDWPGNIRELENLVERGVILAPDDGAIDLNHLFTCGEDFSISMLGLNRDGSLNATAEDCLGAYGMSGQNYREIADHIVEQNVSLEVLERQILQAAVDKADGNLSAAARSLGITRPQLAYRLKKI; this is translated from the coding sequence ATGACGACGACACTGAAATATGCCGGCAAAACCGCCTTGGGACAGCTGGAAGATTTAAGTGACAAAATAGAACTTATTCCCGAACTGCCGGATTTCAAGGATCTGTCAGCCCGCCTCAAATTTTCCCCCAAAGAAGGCCGTATCTGGCTTGATGACATGCGTATGATGATGCTGCATGCTACATCCCTTGGTGCGCTTAGGAATGAGATGATCGAATCCTTGGGCGTGGACAAGGCGCGGGCGCTGCTGACACGCATGGGGTATGTATCCGGGGCCAAGGATGCGGAACTGGCCGCCAAGCTGCGGGGCGGAGAAGACTTTTTTGACGTTTTTGCCGTCGGGCCGCAGCTGCATTCCCTGGAAGGCATCGTCAATGTCGAACCCGTGCGCCTTGAGGCTGATACGGAAAAAGGCCATTATTACGGCGAATTTCTCTGGCATGACAGCATCGAGGACGAAGCCCATATCGAAAGTTACGGTATCGGGGCGGATCCGGTTTGCTGGATGCAGATCGGTTATGCCAGTGGCTATACGTCCGTCTTCATGGGGCGCCCCATTTTTTACAAGGAGGTCGAGTGTCGCGGCATGGGACACAGCCATTGCCGGATCATCGGCAAACCCGTTTCCGAATGGAATGATATTGACGAGGATCTGGCCTTTATGCAGCCCCAGGCTTTTGCCAACGCCCAAACGATCCGCACCGCCCAGAATCCGTCCCATCGGGTGATGGCGCCGGAAGAAGTCCCGATAAGCAGCCCCCTGTCGGGGGCTATGTCCACCGACATGGTGGGGGCGTCCGCCGCCTTTAACGTGGCCTGCCATATGTTAAGCAAAGTGGCGGAAACCGACGCCACGGTGCTGTTTCTCGGCGAAAGCGGGGTGGGCAAGGAAATGTTCGCCAGCACCCTCCAGAAAATCAGCAAAAGGGCCAAGGAACCATATGTGGCCGTCAACTGCGCCGCCATTCCGGAAAACCTTCTGGAGGCGGAGCTGTTCGGCGTAGAAAAAGGCGCCTTTACAGGTGCCATCGAATCCCGGCCGGGCCGTTTTGAACGCGCCGATACCGGCACCATTTTCCTGGATGAAATTGGCACCCTGTCGCTGTCCGCCCAAGGGAAGCTACTGCGAGTGTTGCAGGAACACCAGGTCGAGCGGGTCGGCAGCAAAAAAACCACCCATGTTGATATTCGGGTTATCGCCGCCACCAATGTGGATCTCAAAAGTGAAGTGAAAGCCGGGCGATTCCGCGAAGATCTGTATTTCCGCCTGAACGTGTTTCCTATTCATATTCCGCCGCTTAGGGACCGCAAGGCGGACATCCCCCTGCTCATGAACCATTTCTTGCAGAAATACAGCAAAAAATACGGCAAAAGCATCAAGGGGTTTACCTCACGCGCCATTGACGGTTTTCTCAATTATGATTGGCCCGGCAATATCCGGGAACTGGAAAATCTAGTGGAGCGCGGGGTGATCCTGGCCCCCGATGACGGAGCCATTGACCTCAACCATCTGTTTACCTGTGGCGAGGATTTTTCCATTTCTATGCTTGGTCTCAACCGGGACGGCAGCCTGAATGCAACCGCGGAAGACTGCCTGGGCGCATACGGCATGTCCGGCCAGAATTATCGGGAAATTGCAGATCATATCGTTGAGCAGAATGTCTCGCTCGAGGTTCTGGAACGGCAGATCCTACAGGCCGCCGTTGATAAAGCCGATGGCAATCTGTCCGCCGCCGCCCGCAGCCTGGGCATTACCCGGCCCCAACTCGCCTACCGGCTGAAGAAAATATAA
- a CDS encoding efflux RND transporter permease subunit, translated as MSRFTHFLKDIDDHIFAYPKLILGLLLAITVFFAVQIPAVKMYSDFADLLPQEHPYIQLHNDIRDNFGGANVVVVGIEVEEGTIFTNETLALIHRLTQAVDNLPGINHNLVSSLTHRTTRKVWLSEEGSVLSEPYYDPTKKPVLNAVELEELKTAVLANPRVYGLMVSPDLKSALIKGQLNEGALDYEKTFEQIQQFRDREQMDGVKIHVTGQPVLVGWVYTYIPQIVQIFLFTILFMFVLLVVYFRRLYGVLIPMIGIAISSIWGIGILSLLGYNLDPLTLVIPFLISARAMSHGIQLVERYYGELALEGNSRTAARKTFDSLFRPGSLGVVSDAVGLLLISLGSIPINTKLSYYASLWAICVILNVLLMVPLLLSVLPQPRNINIKHGWIQKLLSRIGFVVSARAGAVGILGVAVLCFLIGGYGSSFVQIGESEPGSPLLYPDHDYNLSSKAINTSFPGSEELYIVARTQEKGGLKNPDVIRALEDFQAHMLNDPELGGAKGLPDLVKQMNRLLHNNDPRYSQVPHEDYYVGGLMFAYMASSPIPGALKEFVNPEETDANMVFFYKDHQGGTIRRAIHMVKDWIAEKGDAVEGLSFHLAGGIIGVTAAINEAVFETNRIVIPLVLGLIFLFVTFFYGSLHAGWLMFLAMSFATILSYGYMGAMKIGINVNTVPIIAVGIGVGIDYSIYIMDRIREEMLRCRSLQEAVIRAISTTGLAVCVTAGALILGVVMWVFLSDLRFQSDAALLLVMMLIFNMVAALFVVPSWITLFKPKFITDIELVDGVIAERAAVETAE; from the coding sequence ATGTCTAGGTTTACCCATTTCCTGAAAGATATCGACGATCATATTTTTGCGTATCCCAAGCTGATTCTTGGGCTGCTGCTGGCGATCACGGTCTTTTTTGCGGTCCAGATTCCGGCCGTGAAAATGTATTCCGATTTCGCCGACCTGCTGCCCCAGGAACATCCCTATATTCAGCTGCATAATGATATCCGCGACAATTTCGGCGGGGCCAATGTGGTGGTGGTCGGCATCGAGGTGGAAGAGGGGACTATCTTTACCAATGAAACGCTGGCCCTAATCCATCGCCTGACCCAGGCGGTGGATAATCTGCCGGGCATTAACCACAACCTGGTTTCAAGTCTGACCCACCGGACCACGCGCAAGGTCTGGCTGTCGGAAGAAGGCTCGGTGCTTTCGGAACCTTATTATGATCCGACCAAAAAGCCGGTTCTGAACGCAGTGGAACTGGAAGAGCTTAAAACGGCGGTATTGGCCAATCCGCGGGTTTACGGCCTGATGGTCTCCCCGGATCTGAAATCCGCCCTGATCAAGGGCCAGTTGAATGAAGGGGCCCTGGATTATGAGAAAACCTTTGAACAAATTCAGCAGTTTCGTGACCGTGAACAGATGGACGGGGTGAAAATTCATGTCACCGGCCAGCCGGTGCTGGTGGGGTGGGTTTATACTTATATTCCGCAGATTGTTCAGATCTTCCTGTTTACCATTCTGTTCATGTTTGTGTTGCTGGTGGTGTATTTCCGGCGCCTGTACGGGGTGTTGATCCCGATGATCGGGATTGCCATTTCCTCCATCTGGGGCATCGGGATCCTGTCCTTGCTGGGGTATAATCTGGATCCGCTGACCCTGGTGATTCCGTTTCTGATTTCGGCCCGCGCCATGTCGCACGGCATTCAGCTGGTGGAGAGGTATTACGGGGAGCTGGCGCTGGAAGGCAACAGCCGGACCGCTGCCCGCAAGACCTTCGACAGTCTGTTTCGTCCGGGATCCCTGGGCGTGGTGTCCGATGCGGTGGGGTTGCTGCTGATTTCCCTGGGTTCTATCCCCATCAATACCAAATTGTCCTATTATGCGTCCCTGTGGGCCATATGCGTCATTCTCAATGTGTTGTTGATGGTGCCCTTGCTGCTGTCAGTACTGCCGCAGCCGCGCAACATCAACATCAAACACGGTTGGATCCAGAAGCTTCTGTCCAGGATCGGTTTTGTGGTGTCTGCGCGCGCCGGGGCCGTCGGTATTCTGGGAGTGGCGGTGTTGTGTTTCCTGATCGGCGGGTATGGCAGTTCATTTGTCCAGATCGGCGAATCCGAGCCGGGCAGTCCGCTGCTTTATCCCGATCATGACTACAACTTGTCCTCCAAGGCGATCAATACAAGTTTCCCAGGGTCCGAGGAACTCTATATTGTTGCCAGAACCCAGGAAAAGGGCGGCCTGAAAAATCCTGATGTGATAAGGGCCCTTGAGGATTTTCAGGCCCATATGCTGAATGATCCGGAACTGGGCGGGGCCAAGGGACTGCCGGATCTGGTCAAGCAGATGAATCGCCTGCTGCACAACAATGATCCCCGGTACAGCCAGGTGCCCCATGAGGATTATTATGTGGGCGGGTTGATGTTCGCCTATATGGCCTCAAGCCCGATCCCCGGCGCCCTCAAGGAATTTGTCAATCCCGAAGAAACGGACGCCAATATGGTCTTTTTCTACAAGGACCACCAAGGGGGTACGATCCGGCGCGCCATTCATATGGTGAAGGACTGGATCGCGGAAAAAGGCGATGCGGTGGAAGGGTTAAGCTTCCATCTTGCCGGGGGCATCATCGGCGTGACGGCGGCCATTAATGAAGCGGTTTTTGAGACCAACCGGATCGTCATCCCGCTTGTGCTGGGACTGATTTTCCTGTTCGTCACCTTCTTTTACGGCTCGCTTCATGCCGGCTGGCTCATGTTCCTGGCGATGTCTTTCGCCACCATTTTAAGCTACGGCTATATGGGGGCCATGAAGATTGGCATCAATGTGAACACGGTCCCGATCATTGCGGTCGGGATCGGGGTTGGCATCGACTATTCCATTTACATTATGGATCGTATCCGTGAGGAAATGCTGCGCTGCCGGTCCCTTCAGGAAGCGGTCATCCGGGCCATCAGCACCACGGGACTTGCGGTCTGCGTGACGGCTGGGGCGCTGATCCTGGGGGTGGTCATGTGGGTGTTCCTGTCGGATCTGCGCTTCCAGTCGGATGCGGCGTTGTTGCTGGTGATGATGCTGATCTTCAATATGGTGGCGGCCCTGTTTGTGGTGCCCAGCTGGATCACTCTCTTCAAACCCAAATTTATCACCGACATTGAATTGGTGGACGGCGTGATTGCCGAACGGGCCGCTGTGGAGACGGCGGAATAG